A window from Citrus sinensis cultivar Valencia sweet orange chromosome 5, DVS_A1.0, whole genome shotgun sequence encodes these proteins:
- the LOC127902144 gene encoding putative disease resistance protein RGA1 → MVDAIISPLLQQLTTMAAEETKEQVRLVTGVGKEVKKLSRNLQAIQAVLHDAEKRQVKEESVRLWLDQLRDVSYNMEDVLEEWSTARLKLKIDGVDDHENAALDPNKKVCSFFLAASCFGCKRLFLRRDIALKLKEINESLDDIAKQKDQFGFAVNVIKSNERAYERIPSVSSIDESEIFGRKDEKNELVDRLICENSIEQKGPHIISLVGMGGIGKTTLAQFAYNNGDVEKNFEKRIWVCVSDRFDEFRIARAIIEALTGCAPNFVEFQSLMQHIQKHVAGKKLLLVLDDVWNENFHKWEQFNNCLKNCLHGSKILITTRKEAVARIMGSTDIISVNVLSEMECWSVFESLAFAGKSMEERENLEKIGREITRKCKGLPLATKTIASLLRSKNTEKEWQNILKSEIWEIEQVEKNLLAPLLLSYNELPSKVKQCFTYCAVFPKDVILKKDKLIELWMAQGFLNNKRNKEMEEIGEEYFNVLASRSFFQEFGRGYDGELFLCKMHDIVHDFAEYLCSNECLIVEFHSGEELAMSSFAEKKILHLMLAIGCGPMPIYDNVEALRGLRSLLLESTKRSSVILPQLFDKLTCLRALKLEVHNERSPEDFIKEVPTNIENLLHLKYLSLANQREIETLPETLCELYNLERLDVSCCVKLRELPQGIGRLRKLMYLDNDRTESLRYLPVGIGELIRLRRVTKFVVGGGYGRACSLGSLKKLNLLRDCRIRGLGYVSDAGEARRAELEKKKNLFDLGLTFDHLRDGDEEQAGRRENEEDEDERLLEALGPPPNLKNLEIHEYRGRRNVVPKNWVMSLTNLRDLYLYNCRNCEHLPPLGKLPSLQSLYIAGMKSVKRVGNEFLGVESDTDGSSVIAFPKLKQLIFRNMEELEEWDFGTAIKGEIIIMPRLSSLIIWSCRKLKTLPDHLLQKTTLQNLEIWGECPILEERCREETGEDWPKIRHIPNIEIY, encoded by the coding sequence ATGGTTGATGCGATCATTTCCCCTCTCTTGCAGCAGCTGACTACCATGGCTGCTGAAGAGACAAAGGAACAGGTGAGGCTGGTAACGGGTGTCGGAAAGGAAGTGAAGAAGCTGAGCAGGAATCTCCAAGCCATTCAAGCTGTGCTCCATGATGCAGAGAAAAGGCAAGTAAAGGAGGAAAGTGTCAGACTCTGGCTCGATCAACTCAGAGACGTATCTTACAACATGGAAGATGTGTTGGAGGAGTGGAGCACTGCAAGGCTCAAACTGAAAATCGATGGAGTGGATGATCATGAGAATGCTGCTCTCGATCCTAACAAGAAGGTATGTTCCTTCTTTCTTGCTGCCTCTTGCTTTGGTTGCAAACGACTTTTTCTACGTCGTGACATTGCTCTCAAGctcaaagaaatcaatgaaaGTCTTGATGATATTGCCAAACAGAAAGACCAGTTTGGTTTTGCTGTGAATGTTATTAAGAGTAATGAGAGAGCATATGAGCGAATACCAAGTGTCTCCTCAATTGATGAGTCCGAGATATTTGGTAGAAAAGATGAGAAGAACGAACTGGTTGATAGGTTAATATGTGAGAATAGTATAGAACAAAAGGGGCCCCATATCATCTCACTTGTTGGGATGGGGGGCATAGGCAAAACAACTCTTGCTCAATTTGCCTACAACAACGGTGATgttgaaaagaattttgaaaaaagaatatgGGTCTGCGTGTCAGATCGTTTTGATGAGTTCAGAATCGCTAGAGCAATCATTGAGGCTCTAACAGGTTGTGCCCCTAATTTTGTTGAGTTTCAATCTCTCATGCAACATATTCAAAAACATGTAGCCGGGAAGAAACTTCTTCTTGTTTTAGACGACGTGTGGAATGAAAATTTCCATAAATGGGAGCAATTCAACAACTGCTTAAAGAATTGTCTCCAtggaagtaaaattttaattaccaCACGTAAAGAGGCAGTTGCCCGTATTATGGGATCAACTGACATCATATCTGTCAATGTGTTGTCTGAAATGGAATGCTGGTCGGTGTTTGAGTCGTTAGCATTTGCTGGTAAGTCCATGGAGGAACGTgagaatttagaaaaaattggtCGAGAAATTACAAGAAAGTGCAAGGGCTTACCTTTAGCTACAAAGACAATTGCTAGTCTCTTGCGGTCTAAAAACACTGAAAAAGAATGGCAAAATATCTTAAAGAGTGAGATATGGGAGATAGAACAGGttgagaaaaatcttttagcCCCTCTATTGTTGAGTTACAATGAATTACCCTCTAAGGTAAAACAATGTTTCACTTATTGTGCCGTCTTTCCAAAAGACGTTATACTAAAGAAAGATAAGTTAATTGAACTATGGATGGCTCAAGGTTTCcttaacaataaaagaaacaaagagatGGAGGAAATTGGTGAAGAGTATTTCAATGTCTTAGCTAGCCGTTCATTCTTTCAGGAATTTGGAAGAGGATATGATGGTGAATTATTTCTATGCAAAATGCATGACATAGTGCACGACTTTGCCGAATACTTATGTAGTAATGAATGTTTAATAGTAGAATTCCATAGTGGTGAAGAGTTAGCTATGAGTTCTTTTGCGGAGAAAAAAATCCTTCATTTGATGTTAGCTATAGGCTGCGGTCCGATGCCCATTTACGACAATGTTGAAGCATTGCGAGGATTGCGTAGCCTCTTACTTGAAAGTACTAAACGTTCTAGCGTAATCCTacctcaattatttgataaattaactTGTTTGAGGGCATTAAAATTAGAGGTGCATAATGAGAGGTCGCCTGAGGATTTCATCAAAGAAGTTCCAACAAATATAGAAAACTTATTACATTTGAAATACCTTAGTTTGGCCAATCAAAGGGAGATAGAAACATTACCCGAGACGTTGTGTGAGTTGTATAATTTAGAACGTTTAGATGTTAGTTGTTGTGTAAAACTTAGAGAATTACCTCAAGGGATTGGGAGGTTAAGAAAGCTGATGTATTTAGACAATGACCGGACTGAATCTTTAAGGTACTTGCCGGTAGGGATTGGGGAATTAATCAGGCTTCGGAGAGTGACAAAGTTTGTTGTGGGTGGAGGATATGGCAGAGCATGTAGCCTTGGGTCTCTTAAAAAGCTTAACCTCCTTCGAGACTGCAGGATACGTGGGCTGGGTTATGTGTCAGATGCGGGGGAGGCTAGAAGGGctgaacttgagaaaaagaaaaatctctttGATTTGGGACTTACTTTTGATCATTTAAGAGATGGAGATGAAGAACAAGCTGGGAGGAGGGAGAATGAGGAGGATGAAGATGAACGGcttcttgaagccttgggaccACCTcctaatttaaagaatttagaGATACATGAATACAGAGGCAGGAGGAATGTTGTTCCCAAAAATTGGGTCATGTCATTAACCAACTTAAGGGATTTATATCTCTACAATTGCAGAAATTGTGAGCATTTGCCTCCTTTGGGAAAATTGCCATCCCTTCAATCTCTTTATATTGCAGGAATGAAAAGCGTGAAAAGAGTAGGTAATGAATTTTTGGGAGTAGAAAGTGATACGGATGGCTCCTCAGTTATTGCCTTTCCCAAATTGAAACAGCTCATATTTCGTAATATGGAAGAACTGGAAGAGTGGGATTTCGGGACAGCAATAAAGGGAGAAATCATAATCATGCCACGTCTTTCTTCCTTGATTATTTGGAGTTGCCGTAAATTAAAAACACTGCCCGATCACCTTCTTCAGAAGACAACGCTCCAGAATTTGGAGATTTGGGGGGAATGTCCTATTTTAGAAGAACGTTGTAGAGAGGAGACAGGAGAGGACTGGCCTAAGATACGCCACATTCCCAACATCGAGATTTACTGA